In Opitutaceae bacterium TAV5, one genomic interval encodes:
- a CDS encoding CRISPR-associated protein Cas1: MPSPASDASIRPSGGDTPQEEPLQARMLNEFVYCPRLFYYEYVESVFEHNADTRRGAALHKRVDAGKGALPPATPGPETDDAPSADSPKEEKETPDVIHTRSVSLASDRLGVIAKMDLIEVRPPAPDDGTPGDLLAPLRVTPVDYKIGSPREGETGPEIWDADRMQLGLQCLILRDQGYACDEGIIYYRATKQRVPLLVTTELENWIHAQIAAARRCMTGPIPPPLADSPKCPRCSLVTICLPDETRLLREAPAHPDDEDAPAIQDAFPFDRDFAPPRPANSGAGPSALPAADPATARRLVAARDDERELYITTPGTSLGKKSELIQIREKGELVNEFRIKDLSHVAIFGSATISTALLNELAERDIAVSYFTAAGTLRAWTRGPSLKNVFTRIAQFRVADTPGVALRIARLFVQGKIRNQRTLLMRNHAMPPASTLGRLQHAISAAASAETIEELLGIEGAAALAYFQDFSGMIKTTGDDILDAIADGSLSGTGPASTAGDPLPAASGGGRRRNGRRDTPGQEFFRFDFTRRNRRPPRDAVNALLSLAYSILAKDCTSAAHAVGFDPYVGFYHQPRFGRPALALDLMEEFRPIVADSVVLTLINTRMIGPSDFVRAGDAVNLSPAGRKQFFNAYEQRMRSTITHPVFDYKVSYRRALELQARLLAKALTGEIAAYVPFTTR, translated from the coding sequence ATGCCCTCGCCCGCTTCCGATGCTTCCATCCGCCCGTCCGGAGGAGACACTCCGCAAGAGGAACCTCTCCAGGCGCGCATGCTCAACGAGTTCGTCTATTGCCCGCGTCTCTTTTATTACGAATACGTCGAAAGTGTCTTCGAGCACAACGCCGACACCCGCCGCGGCGCCGCCCTTCACAAACGTGTCGATGCCGGCAAAGGCGCTCTCCCGCCCGCCACCCCCGGACCCGAAACGGACGACGCCCCGTCAGCCGACTCGCCGAAGGAAGAAAAGGAGACGCCCGACGTCATCCACACCCGCTCCGTTTCCCTCGCGTCCGACCGCCTCGGCGTCATCGCCAAGATGGACCTCATCGAAGTCCGTCCGCCCGCCCCCGACGACGGCACGCCCGGCGACCTCCTCGCCCCGCTCCGCGTCACCCCCGTGGACTACAAGATCGGCTCCCCGCGCGAGGGAGAAACCGGTCCCGAAATCTGGGACGCCGACCGTATGCAACTCGGCCTCCAGTGCCTCATCCTGCGCGACCAGGGCTACGCCTGCGACGAAGGCATCATCTACTACCGTGCCACCAAACAGCGCGTGCCCCTTCTTGTCACCACCGAGCTGGAAAACTGGATACACGCGCAGATCGCCGCCGCCCGGCGCTGCATGACCGGCCCCATCCCGCCGCCGCTCGCCGATTCGCCCAAGTGCCCCCGCTGCTCGCTCGTCACCATCTGCCTCCCCGATGAAACGCGCCTCCTGCGCGAAGCCCCCGCCCACCCTGACGACGAAGACGCCCCCGCCATCCAGGACGCCTTCCCCTTCGATCGCGACTTTGCTCCGCCCCGACCCGCAAACAGCGGCGCCGGACCGTCGGCATTACCTGCCGCCGATCCCGCCACGGCCCGCCGTCTCGTCGCTGCGCGCGATGACGAACGCGAACTCTACATCACCACGCCCGGCACCAGCCTCGGCAAGAAAAGCGAACTCATCCAGATCCGGGAAAAGGGCGAACTGGTAAACGAATTCCGCATTAAAGACCTCAGTCATGTCGCCATTTTCGGTTCCGCGACGATCTCTACCGCGTTGCTCAACGAACTCGCCGAACGCGACATCGCCGTCAGTTATTTCACCGCCGCCGGCACCCTTCGCGCCTGGACGCGCGGTCCCAGCCTGAAAAATGTTTTCACGCGCATCGCCCAGTTCCGCGTCGCAGATACTCCCGGTGTCGCGCTGCGTATCGCGCGCCTCTTCGTGCAGGGGAAAATCCGCAACCAGCGCACCCTGCTCATGCGCAACCATGCCATGCCCCCGGCCTCCACTCTCGGTCGTCTCCAGCACGCCATCAGCGCCGCCGCATCAGCCGAAACCATTGAAGAACTGCTCGGCATCGAAGGCGCCGCCGCCCTCGCGTATTTCCAGGATTTTTCCGGCATGATCAAAACCACCGGAGATGACATACTCGACGCCATCGCTGACGGCAGCCTCTCCGGAACCGGGCCTGCCTCCACAGCCGGAGACCCGCTGCCTGCTGCGTCCGGAGGCGGACGCCGCCGTAATGGCCGGCGAGACACACCCGGCCAGGAGTTTTTCAGGTTTGATTTCACGCGCCGCAATCGCCGGCCGCCACGCGACGCAGTCAACGCGTTGCTGTCGCTCGCCTACAGCATCCTGGCCAAGGATTGCACCAGCGCCGCCCATGCGGTCGGTTTCGATCCATATGTCGGTTTTTATCACCAGCCGCGATTCGGACGCCCCGCGCTGGCGCTCGATCTCATGGAGGAGTTTCGTCCCATTGTCGCCGATTCGGTCGTGTTGACGTTGATCAACACCCGCATGATCGGCCCCTCCGATTTCGTGCGCGCCGGAGACGCAGTGAACCTGAGTCCGGCAGGCAGGAAGCAGTTTTTCAACGCGTATGAACAACGCATGCGTTCGACGATCACGCATCCGGTTTTTGATTACAAGGTGAGTTACCGGCGCGCGCTGGAGCTGCAGGCCCGGTTGCTGGCCAAGGCGCTGACCGGAGAGATTGCCGCCTACGTGCCGTTTACGACGAGATAG
- a CDS encoding DNA methyltransferase: MKTTPAHAPNDTTKPRPVIAWPGGKTRLLRHLLPRIPEHRTYCEVFGGGLALFCAKPPSRVEVINDISGRLIAFYRVIKFHLPALLAEIENVPNSRRDFFDYLAQPGLTEIQQVARWYVCQRLSFGGQGRTFAPTRTQGHPLIENRLPALQALSQRLVTVTIENLDWQRFLEIYDYPEAFHFFDPPYFDDGGSAYKEWTEEEFSRFAGRVRTLRGAWLLTYQDCPQARDQFRDCRIIPVSRANTMKNREPARRNLRYRELVILPK; encoded by the coding sequence GTGAAAACCACACCTGCACACGCACCAAACGACACCACCAAGCCGCGCCCGGTCATTGCCTGGCCGGGCGGCAAAACGAGGCTGCTCCGCCACCTCCTCCCCCGCATACCGGAGCATCGCACCTACTGCGAAGTCTTCGGCGGCGGCCTCGCCCTCTTCTGCGCCAAACCGCCCTCCCGCGTCGAAGTCATCAACGACATCTCCGGCCGTCTGATCGCCTTCTACCGGGTGATCAAGTTCCACCTCCCCGCCCTGCTCGCCGAGATCGAAAACGTCCCCAACTCCCGCCGGGATTTTTTCGACTACCTTGCCCAACCCGGCCTCACCGAAATCCAGCAGGTTGCCCGCTGGTACGTCTGCCAGCGGCTATCTTTTGGCGGGCAGGGCCGCACCTTCGCGCCCACGCGTACGCAGGGCCATCCTCTGATCGAAAACCGTCTGCCAGCCCTGCAAGCCCTCTCCCAACGTCTCGTCACCGTCACCATCGAAAACCTCGACTGGCAGCGCTTCCTGGAAATCTACGACTACCCGGAAGCCTTCCACTTCTTCGATCCGCCCTACTTTGACGACGGCGGCTCCGCCTACAAGGAATGGACGGAGGAGGAGTTTTCCCGGTTCGCCGGCCGCGTAAGGACGCTGCGCGGCGCATGGCTGCTCACCTACCAGGACTGCCCGCAAGCCCGCGACCAGTTCCGCGACTGCCGGATCATTCCGGTGTCACGTGCAAACACCATGAAGAACCGGGAGCCGGCGCGCCGTAACCTGCGCTATCGCGAGCTCGTGATCCTGCCCAAATAG
- a CDS encoding N-terminal cleavage protein, whose protein sequence is MEDISRSLMNQSPRCSSAFTLVELLTVIAIIGILAGILIPTVGKVRESARAARCGSNQRQIAVAILLAAQEQRDVFPPALNETNTSWASTLQPYFGNKESHLLVCPSRSFDPPAASEYWRSSYSLNPIIMVDLANETPRRVLVSAVQRPTEVILVADGGQQAHGGAHARFWQVDTTGTKTAPVESADNVINDGPDTDDGTACFRFRHGGRVNVAFADGHVRAFAKGTIRQRNLHISY, encoded by the coding sequence TTGGAAGACATAAGTCGATCCCTGATGAACCAATCCCCTCGTTGTTCCTCTGCTTTCACCCTCGTCGAGCTTCTGACCGTCATCGCGATCATCGGCATTCTGGCCGGCATTCTCATCCCGACAGTCGGCAAGGTTCGCGAATCGGCGCGGGCGGCCCGATGCGGTTCCAACCAGCGTCAGATAGCCGTCGCGATCCTTCTCGCAGCCCAGGAGCAACGGGATGTGTTTCCGCCTGCCCTGAACGAAACGAACACATCCTGGGCATCCACCTTGCAGCCGTATTTCGGGAACAAGGAATCGCATCTGCTGGTGTGCCCGTCGCGCTCGTTCGATCCGCCGGCGGCCTCCGAATACTGGCGCTCCAGTTATTCGCTCAACCCGATCATCATGGTCGATCTCGCCAACGAAACGCCACGCCGTGTCCTGGTGTCCGCCGTCCAGCGTCCTACGGAAGTCATTCTCGTGGCGGACGGAGGCCAGCAGGCGCATGGCGGCGCGCACGCCCGCTTTTGGCAGGTCGATACCACGGGGACCAAAACGGCGCCTGTCGAATCGGCTGATAACGTGATCAATGACGGGCCGGATACCGATGATGGCACGGCCTGCTTCCGTTTCCGGCACGGCGGGCGCGTCAACGTCGCCTTTGCCGACGGTCATGTCAGGGCCTTCGCCAAGGGCACGATCCGCCAACGGAATCTCCATATTTCGTATTGA
- a CDS encoding CRISPR-associated protein Cas2, translating to MRHTYIVSYDISDAKRLRHVFRICQDYGNHLQYSVFECDLNATEKVELEAKLKNTIHHTEDQVLFIGLGPTESRGDREITSLGQAYHHFDAPCFVV from the coding sequence ATGCGCCACACCTACATTGTCAGTTACGACATTTCGGATGCGAAACGCCTGCGCCACGTATTCCGCATCTGTCAGGATTACGGCAATCACCTGCAGTATTCGGTTTTCGAGTGTGATCTGAATGCTACGGAGAAAGTGGAGCTGGAGGCGAAACTGAAAAACACGATCCATCACACGGAGGACCAGGTATTGTTTATCGGTCTGGGCCCGACGGAGAGCCGGGGTGACCGGGAAATTACATCGCTAGGACAAGCGTATCACCATTTTGATGCGCCCTGTTTTGTCGTGTAA
- a CDS encoding CRISPR-associated protein Cas3: MNLPAAPTLVAADFNAFFREIYGYDPFPWQIELARRACSGDWPRFLSVPTGSGKTAALDAAVFALAAQAHLPAGERTVGRRIFYVVNRRVIVDEAHERARTIAAALREPRDDQPTVAHVASALRSINAGSSSPLESVQLRGGIYRDQSWARSLTQPLIVASTVDQVGSRLLFRGYGVSASMRPVHAALVAHDSLILLDEAHISRPFAQTLNAIKAFRDHGSAQPGKPDAASHHTVRTPFAFLQMTATPPTDTTETDILRLSEADSRNPVLATRLNASKPAKLVIADKASGAKALDVLAAKLAEETLSLSKQDPAPRSIAILVNRVAVARKVEDLLTKHFAPGQITLLIGRMRPFDRDGITGVLRARLKTRHPDAAAPATGESRLRIVVATQCLEVGADFDFDALVTECASFDALRQRFGRLNRGGRPIAARATIVIRADQIFPESADLDTNAKAQDPIYGTALGRTWNWLSAHAHDGVIDFGLKAMDAHVSALRQTGPADEAFGRLLSPAPAAPVLLPAYLDAWTQTSPEPTPQPEPALFIHGPGRSAVDVQICWRSDLPDTAPNIRLADWLDTISLCPPSSVECLSIPLHEFSNWFFGGSNPDGGDILGTAQPEAPDIAHAPENKIAIIWRGLRDSRKLEQPTDLRPGDTVVLRPADGGWGRNELGHLPGATAESVDQAERAFRQIKQRQVIRLRSEFFPTPAKDSALARLLEWAADANRDWSKAELRATLTTASAELPENHPAVPAFKALAERKNGLGWTPYPDEKGVVLVTHHRVPELKADSAPNIAEDDGEDMLSKTTIAAPLPLAAHLNDVLAATRQTLAQLSLSPWQAALTSAAMIHDWGKADERFQAMLLNGTRSLAWAQPILLAKSEKLPETAAAYETALRRAELPKGFRHELLSVQLAETPAATPHLPADALQRALALHLIASHHGHARPFAPWVPDDSPPSVEVTHNTTRIHLSGEERLACPPHRLDSGVAERFWHLTRHLGWWGLAYLETALRLADQQASAAAATIASNHD, translated from the coding sequence ATGAATTTACCCGCCGCCCCGACGCTGGTCGCCGCCGATTTCAACGCATTCTTCCGCGAGATTTACGGCTACGATCCGTTCCCCTGGCAGATTGAACTCGCCCGGCGCGCCTGCTCGGGCGATTGGCCCCGCTTTCTTTCCGTGCCCACCGGCAGCGGAAAAACCGCCGCGCTGGATGCGGCCGTGTTCGCCCTCGCCGCGCAGGCCCATCTGCCAGCGGGTGAGCGCACCGTGGGCCGCCGCATCTTTTACGTGGTCAACCGCCGCGTCATCGTGGACGAAGCCCACGAACGAGCCCGTACCATCGCGGCGGCGTTGCGCGAACCCCGCGACGACCAGCCCACTGTCGCCCACGTCGCCTCGGCCCTGCGTTCCATCAATGCTGGCTCCAGCTCGCCACTGGAAAGCGTGCAGCTTCGCGGCGGCATCTACCGCGACCAAAGCTGGGCACGCTCGCTCACCCAACCGCTGATCGTCGCCTCGACCGTGGATCAAGTCGGTTCGCGGCTCCTGTTTCGCGGTTACGGCGTGAGCGCCTCGATGCGCCCGGTCCACGCCGCGCTCGTCGCGCACGACAGCCTGATCCTGCTCGATGAAGCCCACATCAGCCGCCCCTTCGCCCAAACCCTGAATGCAATCAAAGCCTTTCGGGATCATGGCAGCGCCCAGCCGGGCAAACCCGACGCCGCATCGCACCACACCGTGCGTACGCCCTTCGCGTTTCTCCAAATGACGGCGACTCCGCCGACCGACACCACAGAGACCGACATCCTCCGTCTTTCGGAAGCCGATAGCCGGAACCCCGTTCTGGCCACACGATTAAACGCCTCCAAACCCGCCAAACTGGTGATCGCTGACAAGGCCAGCGGAGCCAAGGCACTCGATGTCCTCGCCGCCAAGCTCGCCGAGGAAACCCTCAGTCTTTCCAAACAAGACCCGGCCCCGCGCTCGATCGCCATCCTGGTCAATCGCGTCGCCGTCGCCCGCAAGGTCGAGGATTTGCTCACCAAGCACTTCGCCCCAGGACAAATCACCCTGCTGATTGGCCGCATGCGGCCCTTTGACCGCGACGGCATCACCGGCGTCCTCCGCGCCAGACTCAAAACCCGCCATCCCGACGCCGCCGCACCCGCTACAGGGGAATCCCGTCTGCGTATCGTTGTCGCCACACAATGCCTCGAAGTCGGCGCGGACTTTGATTTCGACGCCTTGGTCACCGAATGCGCCAGCTTCGATGCGCTGCGTCAACGCTTCGGCCGCCTGAATCGTGGCGGACGCCCCATCGCCGCCCGGGCTACCATCGTCATACGCGCGGATCAGATTTTTCCGGAAAGCGCCGACCTCGACACCAACGCCAAGGCCCAAGACCCCATCTACGGAACCGCGCTGGGCCGAACGTGGAATTGGCTCTCCGCCCACGCGCACGACGGCGTCATCGACTTTGGCCTGAAGGCGATGGACGCCCATGTCTCCGCGCTTCGCCAAACAGGCCCGGCCGATGAGGCATTCGGTCGTCTGCTCTCCCCGGCCCCGGCTGCTCCAGTCCTTCTGCCCGCTTATCTGGATGCATGGACTCAAACCAGCCCGGAACCAACGCCCCAACCCGAGCCCGCCCTGTTCATCCATGGGCCGGGACGAAGCGCGGTCGATGTGCAAATTTGTTGGCGCTCCGACCTGCCGGACACTGCCCCCAATATCCGCCTCGCCGATTGGCTCGATACGATCTCCCTTTGCCCCCCCAGTTCCGTCGAATGCCTCTCCATCCCGCTGCATGAGTTCAGCAATTGGTTTTTCGGCGGAAGCAACCCAGATGGCGGCGATATCCTCGGCACCGCACAGCCGGAAGCCCCCGACATTGCCCATGCTCCCGAGAATAAAATCGCGATCATCTGGCGCGGCCTGCGCGATAGCCGCAAGCTGGAGCAGCCGACCGATCTTCGCCCCGGCGACACCGTGGTCCTCCGCCCCGCGGACGGCGGCTGGGGACGAAACGAACTCGGCCATCTGCCGGGAGCCACAGCCGAATCTGTCGATCAAGCCGAACGAGCCTTCCGCCAAATCAAACAACGCCAAGTCATTCGCCTGCGCTCCGAGTTTTTCCCCACGCCCGCCAAGGACTCCGCTCTTGCCCGACTCCTCGAATGGGCCGCGGACGCCAACCGCGACTGGAGCAAAGCGGAACTGCGCGCCACCCTCACCACCGCCTCCGCCGAACTCCCCGAAAACCACCCGGCTGTTCCCGCGTTCAAAGCACTCGCCGAACGAAAAAATGGCCTCGGGTGGACACCCTATCCCGACGAGAAAGGTGTTGTTCTCGTCACTCACCACCGCGTGCCGGAACTAAAAGCCGACAGTGCGCCGAACATCGCCGAGGACGACGGCGAAGACATGCTCTCCAAAACGACGATTGCCGCGCCGCTTCCCCTTGCCGCACATCTGAACGATGTGCTTGCCGCAACCCGACAAACGCTCGCGCAACTGTCCCTTTCTCCGTGGCAAGCCGCGCTCACCTCGGCCGCCATGATCCACGACTGGGGCAAAGCGGACGAACGCTTCCAGGCGATGCTGCTCAATGGCACGCGCTCGCTCGCCTGGGCACAGCCCATCCTGCTCGCCAAGTCGGAAAAGCTCCCCGAAACTGCAGCCGCCTACGAGACTGCGCTCCGTCGCGCGGAACTTCCCAAGGGGTTCCGACACGAACTGCTTTCCGTGCAGTTGGCGGAAACGCCCGCCGCCACGCCCCACTTGCCTGCGGATGCGCTGCAACGCGCACTCGCTCTCCATCTGATCGCCAGTCACCACGGCCATGCGCGCCCATTCGCGCCATGGGTGCCGGATGATTCTCCGCCATCGGTCGAAGTGACACATAACACGACTCGGATCCACCTGAGCGGCGAGGAGCGCCTAGCTTGTCCGCCTCATCGTCTTGATTCCGGTGTGGCCGAACGCTTCTGGCACCTGACCCGGCATCTCGGCTGGTGGGGCCTCGCCTACCTCGAAACCGCGCTGCGGCTTGCCGACCAGCAGGCCAGCGCCGCCGCAGCCACCATTGCGTCGAACCATGACTAA